A genomic segment from Aliidongia dinghuensis encodes:
- a CDS encoding Crp/Fnr family transcriptional regulator, producing the protein MPKPSCGAQQFLQSRAIKAAEKELVVDTPARQSLLAAGAATKLLRTHAEIYRQGQRLQDAFLVLAGWVALEMTLENAARHIFDLALPGDLLGGWPGHETISDHSAECLTETTLCVISPANLWQLGDANRSMFAKMADIQSIRLGRAHDHILNIACRPARSRLAHFVVAVFHRLRGRLPDRDGDRMPLPLSQVQLADALAITHVHTCRLLRRFREEGILRLSAGTLEILDHATLIHEADFDPSTAAATPIIRMEAVRAS; encoded by the coding sequence ATGCCGAAGCCATCTTGCGGCGCGCAGCAGTTTTTGCAGTCCCGCGCCATAAAAGCGGCAGAGAAAGAGTTGGTCGTCGACACGCCGGCACGGCAGTCGCTCCTGGCCGCGGGCGCCGCGACGAAGCTGTTGCGCACGCATGCGGAGATCTACCGCCAGGGGCAGCGGCTCCAGGATGCCTTCCTCGTTCTCGCCGGATGGGTGGCGCTCGAGATGACGCTGGAGAATGCGGCCCGCCATATTTTCGATCTGGCATTGCCGGGCGATCTCTTGGGTGGATGGCCGGGGCACGAGACCATCTCCGACCATTCTGCGGAATGCCTGACCGAGACGACGCTGTGCGTCATTTCTCCGGCCAACCTATGGCAGCTGGGGGACGCCAACCGGTCGATGTTCGCCAAGATGGCCGACATCCAGTCGATCCGGCTCGGCCGCGCGCATGATCACATCCTGAACATCGCCTGCCGGCCGGCACGCAGTCGCCTTGCGCATTTTGTCGTCGCCGTCTTCCACCGGCTGCGCGGGCGCCTGCCCGACCGGGACGGCGACCGTATGCCACTGCCGCTGAGCCAGGTCCAGCTCGCAGACGCGCTGGCGATAACCCATGTCCATACCTGTCGGCTGCTGCGGCGGTTTCGCGAGGAGGGCATCCTGCGCTTGAGTGCCGGGACCTTGGAAATCCTCGATCACGCCACCCTCATCCACGAGGCCGATTTCGACCCGTCGACGGCCGCGGCGACGCCGATCATCCGCATGGAAGCCGTCCGGGCGAGCTAG
- a CDS encoding sigma-54 interaction domain-containing protein, whose translation MPSHDPTKASEEFFQDASAIHRRAMQSLFDRLDRLCEGAIAVDRHARVVWVNEKYATLLGLPSAEAPVGRDVEEIIPNSLMRQVVQTGQPILLDIMEFGSQPLVVTRMPLEDEAGRVIGAVGFVLYDRIHALKPMVAKFMQLQNELAEARRRLAAERRPRYSLADYIGNSPAVLEVKRLARRAAQQDATVLLTGETGTGKELLAQAIHGSSLRKDKPFVAVNVAAVPEALLEAEFFGTAPGAYTGADRKGRDGKLKVADGGTLFLDEIGDMPLDVQAKLLRALQEQEIEPLGANKVIRIDVRIIAATHVDLERLVEQGRFRPDLYYRLDVLRIELPPLRLIKPDLEALCETFLDQIAARTGTAVRSISPGGLVALSGHHWPGNMRELRNTMERAAALSDNQLLTEEDFRGILPKQADGAAPPASLPSYDEALALFERTTLSTALAAAGGKAAEAAKLLGMSRANFYKKLAKLGLSQY comes from the coding sequence ATGCCGAGCCATGACCCGACGAAAGCCAGTGAAGAGTTCTTCCAGGACGCGTCGGCGATCCATCGCCGGGCCATGCAGTCGCTGTTCGACCGGCTCGACCGCCTGTGCGAAGGGGCGATCGCCGTCGACCGGCACGCGCGGGTCGTCTGGGTCAACGAGAAATACGCGACGCTCCTGGGCCTGCCCAGCGCCGAGGCGCCGGTCGGGCGCGACGTCGAGGAGATCATCCCGAACAGCCTGATGCGCCAGGTGGTGCAGACCGGCCAGCCGATCCTGCTCGACATCATGGAGTTCGGCAGTCAGCCCCTGGTCGTGACGCGCATGCCGCTCGAGGACGAGGCCGGCCGGGTGATCGGCGCCGTGGGCTTCGTGCTCTACGACCGGATCCATGCGCTGAAGCCCATGGTCGCGAAATTCATGCAGTTGCAGAACGAGCTGGCCGAGGCGCGCCGGCGGCTGGCAGCCGAGCGCCGGCCGCGCTATTCGCTCGCCGACTATATCGGCAACAGTCCGGCCGTGCTGGAGGTGAAGCGGCTCGCCCGGCGCGCGGCCCAGCAGGACGCGACCGTGCTCCTGACCGGCGAGACCGGCACCGGCAAGGAACTGCTCGCCCAGGCGATCCACGGCTCGTCGCTGCGCAAGGACAAGCCGTTCGTCGCGGTCAATGTCGCGGCCGTGCCCGAGGCGCTGCTCGAGGCCGAATTCTTCGGCACGGCACCCGGCGCCTACACCGGCGCCGACCGCAAGGGACGCGACGGCAAGCTCAAGGTCGCCGACGGCGGCACGCTGTTCCTGGACGAGATCGGCGACATGCCGCTCGACGTGCAGGCGAAGCTCTTGCGCGCGCTCCAGGAGCAGGAGATCGAGCCGCTCGGCGCCAACAAGGTGATCCGGATCGACGTCCGGATCATCGCGGCAACCCATGTCGACCTCGAACGGCTGGTCGAGCAGGGCCGCTTCCGCCCCGACCTCTACTACCGGCTCGACGTGCTCCGCATCGAGCTGCCGCCGCTGCGCCTGATCAAGCCGGACCTCGAAGCGCTGTGCGAGACCTTCCTCGACCAGATCGCTGCCCGGACCGGCACGGCCGTGCGAAGCATCTCGCCCGGTGGGCTGGTCGCCCTCTCGGGGCACCATTGGCCCGGCAATATGCGGGAATTGCGCAACACCATGGAGCGCGCCGCCGCCCTCTCCGACAACCAGCTGCTGACGGAGGAGGACTTCCGCGGCATCCTGCCGAAGCAGGCCGACGGGGCGGCCCCGCCGGCATCCCTGCCGTCCTACGACGAGGCGCTCGCCCTGTTCGAGCGCACAACGCTCTCCACCGCGCTTGCCGCGGCGGGCGGCAAGGCCGCCGAGGCGGCGAAGCTGCTCGGCATGTCCCGGGCGAATTTCTACAAGAAGCTGGCCAAGCTCGGCCTGTCTCAATATTGA
- a CDS encoding GntP family permease, with protein MSLVICLAALAFLMFVAYRGYSVILFAPVAALGAVLLTDPSAVAPIFTGLFMEKMVGFVKLYFPVFLLGAVFGKVIELSGFSQSIVSSVISLVGRSRAMLSIVLVCAVLTYGGVSLFVVVFAVYPFAAEMFRQSDIPKRLIPGTIALGSFSFTMDSLPGTPQIQNIIPTTFFKTNTWAAPTLGVIGTLFILGAGLSYLEWRRRAAVRAGEGYGTGHTNEPEALPQERLANPALAILPLIAVGLFNKQFTDFIPHAYGASADVTLTPGAHPVTQQVSQVTAIWAVEGALLIGILLVLATAYRQVAGRFAEGSKAAVAGALLAAMNTASEYGFGAVIAALPGFLAISDALKAIPNPLVNEAISVTSLAGITGSASGGMSIALAAMSEQFIAAAQAAHIPMEVLHRVASMASGGMDTLPHNGAVITLLAVTGLTHRQSYKDIFAVTCLKTMAVFVVILTYYVTGIV; from the coding sequence GTGAGCCTCGTCATTTGCCTGGCGGCCCTCGCCTTTCTGATGTTCGTCGCCTATCGAGGCTACAGCGTCATCCTGTTCGCGCCCGTCGCGGCACTGGGCGCCGTCCTCCTGACCGATCCCTCGGCCGTGGCGCCGATCTTCACCGGCCTGTTCATGGAAAAGATGGTCGGGTTCGTGAAGCTCTATTTCCCGGTCTTCCTGCTCGGCGCCGTGTTCGGCAAGGTGATCGAACTATCGGGCTTCTCGCAATCGATCGTCTCGTCGGTCATCAGCCTCGTCGGCCGCTCGCGCGCCATGCTGTCGATCGTGCTGGTCTGCGCCGTCTTGACCTACGGCGGCGTCTCGCTGTTCGTCGTGGTGTTCGCGGTTTATCCCTTCGCCGCCGAGATGTTCCGCCAGAGCGACATCCCGAAGCGCCTCATCCCCGGCACCATCGCGCTCGGATCCTTCAGCTTCACCATGGATTCGCTGCCCGGCACGCCGCAGATCCAGAACATCATCCCGACCACCTTTTTCAAGACCAACACCTGGGCGGCGCCGACGCTGGGCGTCATCGGCACGCTGTTCATCCTGGGCGCAGGCTTGAGCTATCTCGAATGGCGCCGCCGCGCCGCGGTCCGCGCCGGCGAGGGCTACGGCACCGGCCACACCAACGAGCCGGAGGCACTGCCCCAGGAACGGCTCGCCAACCCCGCCTTGGCCATCCTGCCGCTCATCGCGGTCGGCCTCTTCAACAAGCAGTTCACCGACTTCATCCCGCATGCGTATGGCGCGTCGGCCGACGTGACGCTGACGCCGGGCGCCCATCCGGTGACGCAGCAGGTCTCGCAGGTGACGGCGATCTGGGCCGTCGAAGGGGCGCTCCTCATCGGCATCCTGCTCGTGCTCGCAACTGCCTATCGCCAGGTGGCCGGGCGCTTCGCCGAGGGCAGCAAGGCGGCGGTCGCGGGCGCGCTGCTCGCCGCCATGAACACGGCGTCGGAATACGGCTTCGGCGCGGTCATCGCGGCGCTCCCGGGCTTCCTTGCGATCTCGGACGCGCTGAAGGCGATCCCGAACCCGCTCGTCAACGAGGCGATCTCCGTCACCTCGCTCGCCGGCATCACCGGGTCGGCCTCGGGCGGCATGAGCATCGCGCTCGCCGCCATGTCGGAGCAGTTCATCGCCGCAGCGCAAGCGGCCCATATCCCGATGGAAGTGCTGCACCGCGTCGCCTCCATGGCGTCGGGCGGCATGGATACGCTGCCGCACAACGGCGCCGTCATCACGCTGCTGGCGGTCACCGGCCTGACGCATCGCCAGTCCTACAAGGACATCTTCGCCGTCACCTGCTTGAAGACGATGGCCGTCTTCGTCGTGATCCTGACCTACTATGTGACCGGCATCGTCTGA
- a CDS encoding acyl CoA:acetate/3-ketoacid CoA transferase, whose product MHRPIHPLLPALRGADRGKLVAAHDAVRLIRDGDTIATGGFVGIGFAEGIAIALEELYLSTEEHHLQATGKPKNLTLVYAAGQGDGKERGLNHWGHEGLVRRVIGGHWGLVPQLQRLAISNQIEAYNLPQGVISHLFRDIAAHRPGHLTRVGLGTFVDPRFGGGKMNERTTEDLVELVNLGGQEALLYKCFPIDVGVIRATTADLQGNLTMEREALTLEVLAIAMAAHNSGGVVIAQVERIADSGSLNPRQVKVPGVLVDCVVVAEKPEHHWQTFAVAYNPAFSGEIKAPLVGAAGHAASAPLDERKIIARRASLELLPNSVVNLGIGMPEGVATVAHEEKIIDLITLTAEPGVIGGIPAGGLNFGAAVNTEAVIDQPYQFDFYDGGGLDLAFLGLAQADQAGNLNVSRFGRKLAGAGGFINISQNAKKVVFVGTFTAGGLRIAIEDGEIRILAEGRDRKFVREVEHRTFSGAYARERQQPVFYVTERCVFTLGDAGLELVEIAPGIDLERDILAHMDFVPGMPVAPRLMDPYLFRDAPMGLRETLLAVPLEERFIYDPQQNLFFINFEGLTVRTAAEVERIRAIVAERIEPFGHKVYAVVNYDNCSILPDVLDLYSAMVKDLTDRFYSNVTRYTTSGFLRVKLGDALSRRHVAPHIYETAEEARRHLEAFEQDVAI is encoded by the coding sequence ATGCACAGGCCCATCCATCCCCTGTTGCCGGCGCTGCGCGGCGCGGATCGCGGCAAGCTCGTCGCCGCCCATGACGCGGTGCGCCTCATCCGCGATGGCGACACGATCGCGACCGGCGGCTTCGTCGGCATCGGCTTTGCCGAAGGCATCGCGATCGCCCTCGAGGAGCTCTATCTCTCGACCGAGGAGCATCACCTCCAGGCAACCGGCAAGCCCAAGAACCTGACGCTCGTCTATGCCGCGGGCCAGGGCGACGGCAAGGAGCGCGGCCTCAACCATTGGGGCCACGAGGGGCTGGTCAGGCGGGTGATCGGCGGCCATTGGGGGCTGGTGCCGCAGCTGCAGCGCCTCGCCATCTCGAACCAGATCGAGGCCTACAACCTGCCGCAAGGCGTCATCTCGCACCTGTTCCGCGATATTGCGGCGCACCGACCGGGGCACCTGACGCGGGTCGGCCTCGGCACCTTCGTCGACCCGCGCTTCGGCGGCGGCAAGATGAACGAGCGGACGACCGAGGACCTGGTCGAGCTCGTGAACCTCGGCGGCCAGGAGGCGCTGCTCTACAAATGCTTCCCGATCGACGTCGGCGTCATCCGGGCGACCACGGCCGACCTGCAGGGCAACCTCACCATGGAGCGCGAGGCGTTGACGCTCGAGGTGCTGGCGATCGCCATGGCGGCGCATAATTCCGGCGGCGTGGTCATCGCCCAGGTCGAGCGCATCGCCGACAGCGGCTCACTCAACCCGCGCCAGGTCAAGGTGCCGGGCGTCCTCGTCGATTGCGTGGTGGTGGCGGAGAAGCCGGAACACCATTGGCAGACCTTCGCCGTCGCCTACAACCCGGCCTTCAGCGGCGAGATCAAGGCGCCGCTCGTGGGGGCTGCGGGCCATGCAGCATCCGCCCCGCTCGACGAGCGCAAGATCATCGCCCGGCGCGCCAGTCTCGAGCTGCTGCCGAACAGCGTCGTCAACCTCGGCATCGGCATGCCCGAGGGGGTCGCGACCGTGGCGCATGAGGAAAAGATCATCGACCTGATCACGCTCACGGCCGAGCCGGGCGTGATCGGCGGCATTCCGGCCGGCGGCCTCAATTTCGGCGCCGCCGTCAACACTGAGGCGGTGATCGACCAGCCCTACCAGTTCGATTTCTACGACGGTGGCGGCCTCGACCTCGCCTTCCTGGGCTTGGCGCAAGCCGACCAGGCCGGCAACCTCAACGTCTCGCGCTTCGGCCGCAAGCTCGCCGGCGCCGGCGGCTTCATCAACATCAGCCAGAACGCCAAGAAGGTCGTGTTCGTCGGCACGTTCACCGCGGGCGGCCTGCGCATCGCGATCGAGGACGGTGAGATCCGCATCCTGGCGGAAGGCCGCGACCGCAAGTTCGTGCGCGAGGTCGAGCATCGCACCTTCAGCGGCGCCTATGCCCGCGAGCGGCAGCAGCCGGTCTTCTACGTGACGGAGCGCTGCGTCTTCACGCTCGGCGACGCAGGGCTGGAACTGGTCGAGATCGCGCCGGGCATCGACCTCGAACGGGATATCCTGGCGCACATGGATTTCGTCCCGGGGATGCCGGTGGCGCCGCGCCTCATGGACCCGTACCTCTTCCGCGACGCGCCCATGGGGCTGCGCGAGACGCTGCTCGCCGTGCCGCTCGAAGAGCGCTTCATCTACGACCCGCAGCAGAACCTGTTCTTCATCAATTTCGAGGGGCTGACAGTGCGCACGGCCGCCGAGGTCGAGCGGATCCGGGCGATCGTGGCAGAGCGGATCGAGCCGTTCGGCCACAAGGTCTACGCCGTCGTGAATTACGACAATTGCAGCATCCTGCCGGACGTGCTCGACCTCTATTCCGCGATGGTCAAGGACCTGACGGACCGGTTCTATTCGAACGTCACGCGCTACACGACGAGCGGCTTCCTGCGCGTCAAGCTCGGCGACGCGCTGAGCCGCCGGCATGTCGCCCCGCACATCTACGAGACGGCGGAAGAGGCGCGCCGGCACCTCGAGGCCTTCGAGCAGGATGTGGCGATATAA
- a CDS encoding cupredoxin domain-containing protein, producing the protein MAKRLIARRALIGLMLLVAACSSEPSTGPVGPQATAASDVDWSRAQTIPVLMTDFAFSPAKLALQERTPVRLRLVNNGSGAHDFSAPAFFAAAAYPAGGRAPDGGKVNLAKGETADLLLLPTTPGTYSLECTHFLHALFGMTGKIDVAPAR; encoded by the coding sequence ATGGCGAAACGATTGATCGCACGACGGGCGCTGATCGGCCTGATGCTGCTTGTTGCGGCCTGCTCCTCGGAACCGTCCACCGGGCCGGTCGGCCCGCAAGCCACGGCGGCGTCAGACGTCGACTGGAGCCGTGCCCAGACGATCCCGGTCCTCATGACCGATTTCGCCTTCTCGCCCGCCAAGCTTGCCCTGCAGGAGCGGACGCCGGTGCGGCTGCGCCTGGTCAACAACGGCAGCGGCGCGCATGATTTCTCGGCGCCGGCGTTTTTCGCCGCGGCCGCCTATCCGGCCGGCGGCCGCGCGCCCGACGGGGGCAAGGTCAACCTCGCCAAGGGCGAAACGGCGGATCTCCTGCTCCTGCCGACGACGCCCGGGACCTATAGCCTGGAATGCACGCACTTCCTGCATGCGCTGTTCGGCATGACGGGCAAGATCGACGTGGCGCCCGCGCGTTAG
- a CDS encoding DUF1302 domain-containing protein: MTARLGTGLAALGLLVTAPLAAAEIDTGTAVDLSWDNSLVLGTMFQPNSGDASDGGGCYLASAYARAFGTGEAGCGRRYGFTSARATWQSELDVAYRGFGLRASGDAWYDPVYDRFATEYAPETAPETAQSAAAPAHQYFILRDGYARDHEVALRDAFLYGTIARDEDQLLSFRLGRHTLLWGESLFFPENGIAAGQAPVDTYLYQPSGYDRANSPFLPVGQGSVSWQPAPGVALAAFYQFEWRRSLIAPYGAYASAAQILTQRDAETIGLTVPGAGPQLFRRAQDQTPGSSDQFGVTVKWTHGEFDYALAALSYNAKEPELYVDPSAGRYRLAYPKGIESFGASIAGPLGDGNFAAELSARRGMPLVNGGILVPPGVAADNNAHALYPLGDTLHAQLSWTTETPPLPGIPGGARWSTEIAANRLLEVTANSTRLIPGRTADAAAFRTMFAPRFFQVLPGLDLTVPVQVGYNFLGLSETDPAMNRGTGDVGIAVTATLRQSWKASLGFTHYFGHSKNDFTPFDPVGARRRLSYYDFFALTIERSF, encoded by the coding sequence ATGACCGCTCGGCTCGGCACCGGTCTCGCGGCACTCGGGCTGCTCGTGACGGCGCCGCTCGCCGCGGCTGAGATCGACACCGGCACGGCCGTCGATCTCAGCTGGGACAATTCGCTGGTGCTGGGCACGATGTTCCAGCCGAATTCCGGGGACGCCAGTGACGGCGGCGGCTGTTATCTGGCGAGCGCCTATGCCCGGGCGTTCGGGACGGGGGAGGCGGGCTGCGGCCGGCGGTACGGCTTCACGTCCGCGCGCGCGACCTGGCAGTCGGAACTCGACGTCGCCTATCGCGGCTTCGGGCTCAGGGCGAGCGGTGATGCCTGGTACGACCCGGTCTACGATCGTTTCGCGACCGAATACGCGCCCGAGACGGCGCCCGAGACGGCGCAGTCGGCGGCGGCCCCTGCGCACCAGTATTTCATCCTGCGCGACGGTTATGCGCGCGACCATGAGGTGGCGCTGCGCGACGCCTTCCTCTACGGCACGATCGCGCGGGACGAGGATCAGCTCCTGTCGTTCCGCCTGGGCCGGCACACGCTGCTCTGGGGCGAAAGCCTGTTCTTCCCGGAAAACGGCATCGCGGCGGGGCAGGCGCCCGTCGACACGTATCTCTACCAGCCGAGCGGCTACGATCGGGCGAACAGTCCGTTCCTGCCGGTCGGCCAGGGCTCGGTGAGCTGGCAGCCCGCGCCCGGGGTGGCACTCGCCGCGTTCTACCAATTCGAATGGCGCCGCAGCCTGATCGCCCCTTACGGCGCCTATGCGAGCGCCGCCCAGATCCTGACCCAGCGCGACGCTGAGACGATCGGGCTCACCGTCCCGGGCGCAGGGCCGCAGCTCTTCCGCCGCGCCCAGGACCAGACGCCGGGCTCCAGCGACCAATTCGGCGTCACGGTCAAATGGACTCACGGCGAATTCGACTACGCGCTCGCCGCCTTGAGCTACAATGCGAAGGAGCCGGAGCTCTACGTCGATCCTTCGGCCGGGCGCTATCGCTTGGCATACCCGAAGGGCATCGAAAGCTTCGGTGCGAGCATCGCGGGGCCGCTCGGCGACGGCAATTTCGCCGCCGAACTATCGGCCCGGCGCGGCATGCCGCTGGTCAACGGCGGCATCCTGGTCCCGCCCGGCGTCGCGGCCGACAACAACGCCCATGCGCTCTATCCGCTGGGTGATACGCTGCATGCCCAGCTCTCCTGGACCACCGAGACGCCGCCCTTGCCCGGCATTCCGGGCGGCGCGCGCTGGAGCACCGAGATCGCGGCCAATCGCCTGCTCGAGGTCACGGCCAATTCCACCCGGCTCATCCCTGGCCGCACGGCGGATGCCGCGGCATTCCGCACAATGTTCGCGCCGCGGTTCTTCCAGGTGCTGCCCGGCCTCGACCTCACGGTGCCGGTCCAGGTCGGCTACAATTTCCTGGGCTTGTCGGAGACCGACCCGGCGATGAACCGCGGCACGGGCGACGTCGGCATTGCCGTCACGGCGACGCTCCGGCAGAGCTGGAAAGCGTCCCTGGGCTTCACCCACTATTTCGGTCACAGCAAGAACGACTTCACGCCGTTCGATCCGGTCGGCGCCCGGCGACGGCTGTCCTACTATGATTTCTTCGCGCTCACCATCGAGCGGAGCTTCTGA
- a CDS encoding DUF1329 domain-containing protein — protein MATSAVLAAAALSLLLVCGSRGYAAVSAEEAAALHSTLTPMGAERAGSADGQIPAWTGGYTTVPPGYVEGAPRPDPFADERPILTITAANYKDHAEALPEGQKALFEKFPDYRMEVYPTHRTAAAPSAVYDAIFANATRAHAAPEGIAYGVEGAAGGIPFPIPKDGFEAIWNHLLAFWGAAREDSIRNYFVAAGGTRELTNQYREIVDFPYYYPGATPDSFGPYYFKRRELTNAPADLAGRGYLLLQPNNMARDHLQAWQYLPGERRVRKSPSLAYDTPTPDGAGIESFDDYYVFSGSPDRYQFRLIGKREMYIPYNNNRFYLKPVAAVAGPQHAAPDALRYELHRVWVVDAVLAPGHRHVAPHRRFYLDEDTWFAVYCDAWDADGRLWKFSHGTMYLVPDLPAVVLGSEFIYDLLGGGYLLSFTFNDEPVQFKETAAHPPSDFTPETLAVTGER, from the coding sequence ATGGCGACATCCGCCGTTCTTGCCGCAGCGGCGCTGAGCCTGCTGCTCGTCTGCGGCAGCCGCGGATACGCCGCCGTCAGCGCGGAGGAGGCGGCGGCGCTGCACTCGACGCTGACACCCATGGGCGCCGAGCGGGCGGGGAGTGCCGACGGCCAGATCCCGGCCTGGACCGGCGGCTACACGACCGTGCCGCCCGGCTATGTCGAAGGGGCGCCGCGGCCCGATCCTTTCGCTGACGAGCGGCCAATTCTCACGATCACCGCAGCGAACTACAAGGACCATGCCGAAGCACTGCCGGAAGGGCAGAAAGCCCTCTTCGAGAAGTTCCCGGACTATCGCATGGAGGTCTATCCGACCCATCGTACGGCAGCGGCGCCGAGCGCGGTCTATGACGCGATCTTCGCCAACGCGACGCGCGCCCATGCCGCACCGGAAGGCATCGCCTATGGCGTGGAGGGGGCCGCGGGCGGCATTCCCTTTCCGATCCCGAAGGACGGCTTCGAGGCGATCTGGAACCATCTTCTCGCCTTTTGGGGTGCCGCGCGGGAGGACAGCATACGCAACTACTTCGTGGCGGCAGGCGGCACGCGGGAACTGACCAACCAATATCGGGAGATCGTTGATTTCCCATACTACTATCCCGGCGCCACCCCGGATAGCTTCGGCCCTTACTATTTCAAGCGCCGCGAGCTCACGAACGCGCCGGCCGATCTCGCGGGCCGCGGTTATCTGCTCCTGCAGCCGAACAACATGGCGCGCGATCACCTGCAGGCCTGGCAATACCTGCCCGGCGAGCGGCGCGTGCGGAAGTCGCCCTCGCTCGCCTACGACACGCCGACGCCAGACGGGGCGGGCATCGAGAGCTTCGACGATTATTACGTCTTCAGCGGCAGTCCGGACCGCTACCAGTTCCGGCTCATCGGCAAGCGGGAAATGTACATCCCCTACAACAACAACCGCTTCTATCTGAAGCCGGTGGCCGCGGTCGCCGGTCCCCAGCACGCGGCCCCCGACGCGCTGCGCTACGAGCTGCATCGCGTCTGGGTCGTCGATGCGGTACTGGCGCCGGGCCATCGCCACGTCGCGCCCCATCGCCGCTTCTATCTGGATGAGGACACCTGGTTCGCCGTCTATTGCGATGCGTGGGACGCCGACGGACGGCTGTGGAAATTCAGTCACGGGACCATGTATCTCGTACCGGACCTGCCCGCCGTCGTGCTCGGCAGCGAGTTCATCTACGACCTCCTGGGCGGCGGCTATCTCTTGAGCTTCACCTTCAACGACGAGCCGGTCCAGTTCAAGGAGACGGCAGCGCACCCACCCAGCGACTTCACGCCCGAGACGCTCGCGGTGACCGGCGAGCGGTGA
- a CDS encoding RNA polymerase sigma factor gives MDFPARLLKELPRLHRYAIALVGNRAMAEDLVQDCAERALRYSGTLQDRSRIFGWLRTILYNLYMSALNEQRSRGTMVELEQTANSLAMSLPPGERTAAMDFVRAMNELSVEHREVLLLVGLEGLSYREVAATLDIPVGTVMSRLARARAQLRGRLELADGRPPSPSNGVPAGPSHSVETAED, from the coding sequence ATGGACTTTCCCGCCCGGCTGCTGAAGGAGCTGCCGCGCCTCCATCGCTATGCAATCGCACTGGTCGGCAATCGGGCGATGGCGGAGGATCTGGTCCAGGATTGCGCGGAACGCGCGCTGCGCTACAGCGGGACGTTGCAGGATCGTTCACGGATTTTCGGCTGGCTGCGGACGATTCTCTATAATCTCTATATGAGCGCGCTCAATGAGCAGCGCAGCCGCGGCACGATGGTCGAACTGGAGCAGACGGCGAATTCGCTCGCCATGAGCCTGCCGCCCGGCGAACGGACCGCGGCCATGGATTTCGTGCGGGCGATGAACGAGCTCAGTGTCGAGCATCGCGAGGTGCTGCTGCTGGTCGGGCTCGAGGGCCTCAGCTATCGCGAGGTTGCAGCGACGCTCGACATCCCGGTCGGCACGGTCATGTCGAGGCTCGCGCGGGCGCGCGCCCAGCTGCGCGGCCGGCTCGAGCTGGCGGACGGTCGGCCACCGTCTCCGTCCAACGGAGTCCCGGCCGGTCCCTCCCATTCCGTCGAAACGGCGGAGGATTGA